A single Aspergillus chevalieri M1 DNA, chromosome 3, nearly complete sequence DNA region contains:
- a CDS encoding uncharacterized protein (COG:S;~EggNog:ENOG410PMJP;~InterPro:IPR036864,IPR007219,IPR001138;~PFAM:PF00172,PF04082;~TransMembrane:1 (i315-334o);~go_function: GO:0000981 - DNA-binding transcription factor activity, RNA polymerase II-specific [Evidence IEA];~go_function: GO:0003677 - DNA binding [Evidence IEA];~go_function: GO:0008270 - zinc ion binding [Evidence IEA];~go_process: GO:0006351 - transcription, DNA-templated [Evidence IEA];~go_process: GO:0006355 - regulation of transcription, DNA-templated [Evidence IEA]): MQSRRSARSENTPRRRKIAVACEPCRERKSRCDGQKPICGPCTRRGYPVDRCVFKASNVRSANDEEYLQSLHNRIRELEETCKTVIGSAPGSTGPIPEDHQETENPIGALSSVPTDPGRHEPEPAQTSTPVCPPRSHLEVPEQDANAYSSSRTDTDQYAESPFARSNITAMGFIDPVQERPFSRTNEYFGSSSTASLMRLLARGSVRGSKSVRNSPSRHAPGTSQFNTTSNISLPEVEPTQPHHIDSLLLPPRDLADHLLECFWDRIYSLYPFFDRQSFQDAYENLWLPRNQPGKQLNELNIGLGSKSVSGSRSIVFMCSLNLIFAIGCHFANLPDTEKEATSLPFFLRAKQHIGLDLLDVRNIGVVQTLLVAALFLQSTPYPHRCWHSIGVACRVAQGLGLHEAQLDESQDPLEQEIQRRTWHGCVMMDMIVSMTYGRPSMTSHLSRVPLPGTLEAPDSPSTMAFYISTIELYSILDIILSDVYKAWRGRPNTPSSSTLRQGGLAVIIDLEERLLDYESHLPWFLSWRENIPITGPSHLVLSRQRNVLHARYLYLHLLLYRPIFTQLCDVPRNPGNTLAPNTISSTIITKCAGACVRAAIDLVSLVYETYQTSTTDTWWYNGFYTSTAAMVLIMSYTCHTVTDPDQDTVDTVYHKCEEILRHMEPFSISARNTLNFLQTARDQVASASRGRVDTSAHVDDQNTQLDINGTAFADESAQDHLFWDTSMFLVDELGFLGPFDFRRAGTIDNLTT, translated from the exons ATGCAGTCTCGAAGGTCCGCAAGAAGCGAAAACACGCCCCGTCGAAGAAAGATAGCCGTCGCGTGCGAACCATGTCGAGAACGCAAATCTCGATGTGATGGCCAGAAGCCGATTTGTGGACCATGTACACGCCGCGGGTATCCTGTTGACCGGTGTGTTTTCAAGGCATCTAATGTCCGGTCAGCTAATGATGAGGA GTATCTGCAATCCCTGCATAACCGAATTCGAGAGTTGGAAGAGACATGCAAGACCGTCATCGGGTCTGCTCCTGGATCAACGGGACCTATTCCTGAGGACCATCAAGAAACGGAGAATCCCATTGGAGCCTTATCCTCCGTGCCTACAGATCCAGGACGACATGAACCAGAGCCGGCCCAGACTTCCACTCCAGTGTGTCCGCCAAGATCCCACCTTGAAGTCCCCGAGCAAGATGCAAATGCGTATTCCTCGTCGCGAACAGACACAGATCAATATGCTGAGTCCCCATTTGCCCGCAGCAACATAACAGCGATGGGATTTATCGATCCTGTTCAAGAAAGGCCTTTTAGCCGGACAAATGAATATTTTGGGAGTTCTTCGACTGCTTCTCTGATGCGTCTTTTGGCTCGGGGTTCTGTCCGCGGATCAAAGTCAGTCAGAAATAGTCCCAGCCGGCATGCCCCTGGGACAAGCCAGTTTAATACAACCAGTAACATATCTTTGCCGGAAGTAGAGCCCACACAACCTCATCATATTGACAGCTTACTCCTTCCGCCGCGAGACCTGGCAGATCATTTACTGGAATGTTTCTGGGATCGAATCTACAGCTTGTATCCTTTTTTTGATCGACAAAGCTTTCAAGATGCATATGAGAATCTGTGGCTGCCACGCAATCAACCAGGGAAGCAATTGAATGAACTGAACATTGGCCTTGGATCTAAGTCCGTTTCTGGTTCAAGATCCATTGTATTCATGTGTTCTTTGAATTTGATCTTTGCCATTGGCTGCCACTTCGCCAATTTGCCAGATACAGAGAAGGAAGCCACGTCACTTCCGTTCTTTCTGCGCGCGAAACAGCATATTGGTCTAGATCTGCTCGACGTGCGAAATATCGGAGTGGTGCAGACGCTCTTAGTTGCTGCGCTATTCCTGCAAAGTACACCTTACCCACATAGATGTTGGCATTCAATCGGGGTGGCATGTCGAGTCGCGCAGGGCCTTGGGCTCCACGAGGCGCAGTTGGATGAGTCCCAGGATCCGTTGGAACAGGAGATACAACGACGAACATGGCATGGATGCGTGATGATGGATAT GATTGTGAGCATGACGTACGGCCGGCCGAGTATGACGTCTCATTTATCTCGTGTCCCGCTTCCAGGTACGCTCGAGGCCCCCGATAGTCCATCCACGATGGCCTTTTACATCTCCACGATCGAGCTGTACAGTATCCTGGATATCATTCTGTCGGATGTGTATAAAGCCTGGCGAGGCCGGCCAAACACACCATCAAGTTCGACCTTGAGACAAGGTGGACTGGCCGTTATAATCGATTTGGAGGAGAGGCTCCTCGACTATGAATCTCACCTCCCCTGGTTTCTTAGCTGGCGCGAGAATATTCCAATTACAGGACCATCTCATTTGGTCTTATCACGCCAAAGAAACGTATTACATGCCAG ATATTTGtatctccatcttcttctctACCGCCCGATCTTTACCCAACTTTGCGATGTACCCCGTAATCCAGGAAACACCTTAGCACCGAACACCATCTCCTCAACAATCATCACAAAATGCGCTGGCGCATGTGTCCGCGCTGCTATAGATCTCGTCTCTCTAGTCTATGAGACATATCAAACGTCAACCACTGACACATGGTGGTATAACGGATTCT ATACATCAACCGCAGCTATGGTTCTGATAATGTCCTACACATGCCATACCGTCACAGACCCAGACCAAGATACTGTCGACACAGTGTACCATAAATGTGAAGAAATCCTGCGCCACATGGAACCATTCAGCATCTCTGCGAGGAATACCTTGAACTTCCTACAGACGGCTCGAGACCAAGTAGCTTCTGCGTCTCGCGGACGAGTCGATACAAGCGCCCATGTTGACGACCAGAATACTCAACTGGATATCAATGGTACAGCCTTTGCGGATGAGTCTGCACAGGATCACCTGTTTTGGGATACCTCGATGTTCTTGGTCGATGAGTTGGGGTTTCTGGGCCCGTTTGATTTTCGTAGAGCCGGAACTATTGACAACTTGACAACTTGA